The proteins below come from a single Ignavibacteriota bacterium genomic window:
- a CDS encoding DJ-1/PfpI family protein: MTDHQTLKLTLLRCAAGLFLALSGIQTMTTHAQQAPMRVGILVYEGVYLLDFAGPMEVFTDAALADTSVSLQVFTVSADGAPIHAHSGLGVTPAHGFANCPQADILVVPGGDREAAEKDSAVAAWIRAQAAGARIVLSVCTGAFILAKLGLLDGCEATTWHGALRGLTKVSPAIKTRTGVRWTDNGTIVTTAGISAGIDGSLHVLSRLYGAETARLTAAYMDYEYWTGKPATGR, from the coding sequence ATGACAGATCATCAAACCCTGAAGCTCACTCTGCTCCGCTGCGCGGCGGGTTTGTTTCTCGCACTCTCCGGAATTCAGACCATGACAACACACGCACAACAGGCGCCGATGCGCGTCGGCATCCTCGTGTATGAAGGAGTGTACCTCCTCGACTTTGCCGGTCCGATGGAAGTGTTCACCGATGCCGCGCTCGCCGATACGTCGGTGTCGCTGCAGGTGTTCACCGTCTCGGCCGATGGCGCGCCGATACACGCGCACAGCGGCCTCGGCGTCACACCGGCGCACGGCTTTGCGAACTGCCCCCAGGCCGACATTCTCGTGGTGCCCGGTGGGGACAGGGAGGCGGCCGAGAAGGACAGCGCCGTGGCGGCATGGATACGCGCGCAGGCGGCCGGCGCGCGCATCGTGCTGTCGGTGTGCACCGGCGCGTTCATACTCGCGAAACTCGGCCTGCTCGACGGGTGCGAGGCGACAACATGGCATGGAGCGCTGCGCGGACTCACAAAAGTGTCGCCCGCCATCAAAACGCGGACAGGGGTGCGGTGGACCGACAACGGCACGATCGTCACCACGGCGGGGATTTCGGCGGGCATCGACGGCTCGCTGCATGTCCTGTCGCGGCTGTACGGCGCGGAGACGGCGCGCCTGACCGCGGCATACATGGACTACGAGTACTGGACGGGAAAACCGGCGACAGGGCGCTGA
- a CDS encoding DNA-3-methyladenine glycosylase: MVRTAESGAVSRLHTRTRIGGSPLAQGFYLRPTLVVARELLGKILLRHVDGDVIAGRIVEVEAYTPEGDTASHAFRGRTQRNAAMFEAGGVLYVYFTYGMHYCMNVVTETAGRGAAVLIRAIEPLAGEQRMLRNRGTAATMKSLCNGPAKCCQAFGIGPQHNGLSLHGRGDVVLLDAPAIDNADVARSPRVGIRRAADLPWRLYIRGNPHVSRGPREHIDVPVT; this comes from the coding sequence ATGGTGAGAACGGCGGAAAGCGGCGCTGTGTCCCGTTTACACACGCGGACGCGCATTGGCGGATCCCCGCTGGCGCAGGGGTTCTACCTTCGGCCGACTCTCGTGGTGGCGCGCGAACTGCTCGGGAAAATACTTCTGCGACACGTCGACGGCGATGTGATCGCGGGACGCATTGTCGAAGTGGAGGCCTACACTCCCGAGGGCGACACCGCCTCACACGCCTTCCGCGGACGCACGCAGCGGAACGCGGCCATGTTCGAGGCTGGCGGCGTGTTGTACGTGTACTTCACCTACGGCATGCACTACTGTATGAACGTTGTCACCGAAACCGCGGGCCGTGGCGCAGCGGTCCTGATACGTGCGATCGAACCGCTCGCGGGAGAGCAGCGCATGCTCCGGAACCGCGGCACGGCTGCGACCATGAAGTCGCTGTGTAACGGACCGGCAAAATGCTGCCAGGCCTTCGGTATCGGTCCGCAGCACAATGGCCTGTCGTTACACGGTCGCGGCGACGTCGTCCTTCTCGACGCACCCGCGATCGACAACGCGGATGTTGCCCGTTCGCCGCGTGTGGGCATACGGCGCGCAGCAGATTTGCCCTGGCGCTTGTACATCCGCGGCAATCCGCATGTGTCTCGCGGACCACGCGAGCATATCGATGTTCCAGTCACATAA